A single genomic interval of uncultured Desulfobulbus sp. harbors:
- a CDS encoding D-alanine--D-alanine ligase: protein MTKTRLALIAGGTSDEREVSLRGAAGVEKALDPEKYEVVRYDPATDLARIAADADTIDVAFLLLHGVNGEDGTIQGFLDLLSIPYQGAGVLGSALAMDKNLAKTMYKLNGLPVAPWVMVEAGDLKDSTRILAEVGLPCVVKPVRQGSSIGMSIVRSEDKLVAALRLALKHDNEVMVEAHIKGRELTVGVLGNREVQPLPLIEIIPNAQYEFFDYEAKYQPGASREICPAPVDEQIREKAQHYAVVAHRCLQLRGYSRTDMMLSGDELYLLETNTIPGMTPTSLLPQAAAEAGIPFAQLLDRLIELAMEKPARIEG from the coding sequence ATGACAAAGACGCGATTGGCATTGATTGCCGGTGGAACATCAGATGAACGGGAAGTCTCCTTGCGCGGTGCCGCTGGAGTGGAAAAAGCGCTTGATCCCGAAAAATACGAAGTGGTCCGCTACGACCCGGCCACAGATCTGGCCCGCATCGCGGCCGATGCCGATACGATAGATGTCGCCTTCCTCCTGCTGCACGGCGTGAATGGCGAGGATGGCACCATCCAGGGCTTTCTCGACCTGCTTTCCATACCCTATCAGGGGGCTGGGGTGCTCGGCAGTGCTCTGGCCATGGATAAAAACCTGGCCAAGACCATGTACAAGCTCAACGGCCTGCCCGTGGCCCCCTGGGTGATGGTTGAAGCAGGCGATCTCAAGGATAGCACCAGGATTCTCGCCGAGGTCGGCCTGCCCTGCGTGGTCAAGCCGGTTCGCCAGGGGTCGTCCATCGGCATGTCGATCGTGCGCAGCGAAGACAAACTGGTCGCCGCACTGCGGCTTGCGCTCAAACATGACAACGAGGTCATGGTCGAGGCCCATATCAAGGGGCGGGAGTTGACGGTCGGGGTCCTGGGCAACAGGGAGGTGCAGCCGCTGCCGCTGATCGAGATTATTCCCAATGCCCAGTATGAATTTTTTGATTACGAGGCCAAGTACCAGCCGGGGGCGAGCAGGGAGATCTGCCCGGCGCCGGTGGATGAGCAGATTCGCGAAAAGGCGCAGCACTATGCGGTGGTGGCCCACCGCTGCCTGCAGCTGCGCGGCTACAGCCGGACCGATATGATGCTCAGCGGCGATGAACTCTATCTCCTCGAAACCAACACCATTCCCGGCATGACCCCCACCAGCCTGCTGCCCCAGGCCGCGGCCGAGGCGGGCATTCCCTTTGCCCAGTTGCTTGATCGTCTGATTGAGCTGGCCATGGAGAAGCCGGCCAGGATCGAGGGGTAA
- a CDS encoding twin-arginine translocase subunit TatC, translating into MAESLKSFAIFIVELRNSLKMLGIAVLSSTVLLFFLSSRLLTVFQHHLGEHLYFFSVAGPFLAHVKLAFFGALYILMPLCMYVLWKAVGKPFQVTGRRLTWFVTATCCLFYCGTVFCYLVTLPFGIQFLLSFQSQDLQAVISISRFVNFVVLFLLGFGLVFELPVFMVFTAQVGLISAAAFARHRRYAILAIAILAALLTPTPDLVNMALMGAPLYLLYESGILLIRLLGRGTPPVSR; encoded by the coding sequence ATGGCCGAATCACTGAAATCCTTTGCTATCTTTATCGTCGAACTCCGTAATTCCTTGAAGATGCTTGGGATTGCCGTACTGAGCTCCACCGTGCTCCTCTTTTTTCTTTCCAGTCGGCTGCTCACGGTTTTTCAGCACCATCTCGGCGAGCATCTCTATTTTTTCTCCGTGGCCGGCCCCTTTCTCGCCCATGTCAAGTTGGCCTTTTTCGGCGCGCTCTATATCCTGATGCCGCTGTGCATGTACGTGCTGTGGAAGGCGGTGGGCAAGCCGTTTCAGGTGACCGGCCGCAGGCTGACTTGGTTTGTCACCGCAACCTGCTGCCTGTTTTATTGTGGCACCGTCTTCTGCTATCTGGTCACCTTGCCCTTCGGCATCCAGTTTTTGCTCAGTTTTCAGTCCCAGGATCTGCAGGCGGTGATTTCCATCAGCCGATTCGTCAATTTCGTGGTACTGTTTCTTCTGGGTTTCGGCCTGGTGTTCGAATTGCCGGTGTTCATGGTCTTTACCGCCCAGGTCGGCTTGATCTCGGCGGCGGCCTTTGCCCGGCATCGCCGCTATGCGATCCTCGCCATCGCCATCCTTGCCGCCCTGCTCACGCCAACCCCGGATCTGGTGAACATGGCCCTGATGGGAGCGCCGCTGTATCTGCTCTACGAGTCGGGTATTCTCCTGATCCGTCTCCTTGGCAGAGGGACACCGCCGGTGAGCCGATAA
- the rpsU gene encoding 30S ribosomal protein S21 produces MIEVDVRGDLEYAIRQLKKKLQIDGIKRELKRREYYEKPSVKKRRKAAEALRKLRKFNRMKNRG; encoded by the coding sequence ATGATCGAAGTAGATGTCAGAGGTGACCTTGAATACGCGATCAGGCAGCTGAAGAAAAAACTGCAGATCGACGGTATCAAACGCGAGCTGAAACGGCGTGAATACTATGAAAAACCCAGCGTGAAGAAACGCCGTAAAGCAGCGGAAGCCCTGCGTAAACTTCGCAAATTCAACCGGATGAAAAATCGCGGTTGA
- the upp gene encoding uracil phosphoribosyltransferase, producing MAVFEIRHPLVKHKLGLLRERDISTKDFRELASEVGMLLAYEATRNLPSEKVTIDTWAGQTEVDRIKGKKITIVPILRAGLGMMDGVLKAVPNAKVSVVGLYRDEQTLQPVTYFEKLVQDIDQRQAMILDPMLATGGTLLATIDMLKKAGCREIIGIFLVAAPEGIKKLEQQHPDVDIYVAAVDERLNENGYILPGLGDAGDKIFGTK from the coding sequence ATGGCAGTTTTTGAGATCAGACATCCACTGGTGAAGCATAAGCTGGGATTGCTGCGGGAGCGGGATATTTCCACCAAGGACTTTCGCGAGCTCGCCTCGGAGGTCGGCATGCTGCTCGCCTATGAAGCCACCCGCAATCTGCCTTCCGAAAAGGTGACCATTGATACCTGGGCCGGGCAGACCGAGGTCGATCGCATCAAGGGCAAGAAAATCACCATTGTCCCCATTCTCCGGGCAGGGCTGGGGATGATGGACGGGGTGCTCAAGGCCGTGCCCAATGCCAAGGTCTCGGTGGTCGGGCTGTATCGGGACGAGCAGACGTTGCAGCCGGTGACTTATTTTGAAAAGCTGGTACAGGACATCGATCAGCGGCAGGCAATGATTCTTGACCCGATGCTGGCCACCGGCGGAACACTCCTGGCCACCATCGACATGCTGAAGAAAGCCGGATGCCGGGAGATCATCGGCATCTTTCTCGTGGCCGCGCCCGAAGGCATCAAGAAGCTGGAGCAGCAGCACCCGGATGTGGACATCTATGTGGCCGCGGTTGACGAGCGCCTCAACGAAAACGGCTATATCCTGCCTGGTCTCGGGGATGCCGGCGACAAGATCTTCGGCACCAAGTAA
- a CDS encoding DNA integrity scanning protein DisA nucleotide-binding domain protein: protein MPLSSELSMIDQRQYSFIRRCVSDIIYGLIDGLTHFSGTSRAAVIFALRPDGPMLLCDPQNLLRGHEPIFKSLYVDNQQWREKAEVPVDSKQFAEITPVKDPGLAGLLSNGGYSGAVFFQQWFTEHHPDLCSTGPTQCWLEHAAWRFSHDMANDKELYTGISGYFLREYATHAVRDYIIDQMNLLLGWDSPVRIYPVLDAVLMISETREEGSWPEGRLLVVDPCMLEQLHFLVKFQESVRPQLINYKHVRKLLLTVEHSGRHLVTDGRAILGICGDTLPTFSICADFRGRHGFLKVNRNKVCSFADGRFSSTTYQAKLVQLEELLLETDLDRMKSYFLFKIVVSLVHHSQQRKHGCTVVLDLNEVPVPISGQTLSPPLDLRKPYMLKMVKSLAKVDGALHIGADMHLHGFACLLDGRSFPGEDLARGARYNSALRFTAEHANIIVVVVSSDRPVSVIHQGLDVHGVCSWEQKGGCIYNLDRLDYWVGL, encoded by the coding sequence ATGCCGCTTTCTTCAGAGCTATCCATGATCGATCAGCGACAGTATTCGTTCATTCGCCGTTGTGTCAGTGACATCATCTACGGGTTGATTGACGGCTTGACCCATTTTTCCGGGACCAGCCGTGCTGCGGTTATCTTTGCCCTGCGGCCGGATGGCCCTATGTTGCTCTGCGATCCGCAAAACCTGCTGCGGGGACATGAACCCATCTTTAAAAGTTTGTATGTCGACAATCAGCAGTGGCGCGAGAAGGCCGAGGTGCCGGTCGACAGCAAGCAGTTTGCCGAAATTACCCCGGTCAAGGATCCCGGCCTGGCAGGTCTGCTGTCAAACGGGGGCTATTCCGGCGCGGTGTTTTTTCAGCAGTGGTTCACCGAGCACCACCCGGATCTCTGCTCAACCGGCCCCACCCAGTGCTGGCTTGAGCACGCGGCCTGGCGGTTTTCCCACGACATGGCCAACGACAAGGAACTCTATACCGGCATCTCCGGCTATTTTTTACGGGAATACGCCACCCACGCGGTCCGTGATTACATTATAGACCAGATGAATCTTCTGCTCGGCTGGGATAGCCCGGTCCGCATCTACCCGGTGCTCGATGCGGTGCTGATGATCTCGGAAACAAGGGAGGAGGGTTCCTGGCCCGAGGGGCGGCTGTTGGTGGTGGACCCCTGTATGCTGGAGCAACTTCATTTTCTGGTGAAGTTTCAGGAAAGCGTCCGCCCGCAGCTGATCAACTACAAGCATGTGCGCAAGTTGTTGTTGACGGTGGAGCATTCCGGTCGCCATCTGGTCACCGACGGCCGTGCGATTCTGGGGATCTGCGGAGATACGCTGCCGACCTTTTCGATCTGTGCCGATTTTCGCGGCCGCCACGGTTTTTTGAAGGTGAACCGCAACAAGGTCTGCAGTTTTGCAGATGGCCGTTTCAGCTCAACCACCTATCAGGCCAAGCTGGTGCAGCTGGAGGAGTTGCTGCTGGAGACCGACCTTGATCGGATGAAAAGCTATTTCCTTTTCAAGATCGTGGTCTCGCTGGTGCATCATTCGCAGCAGCGCAAGCACGGCTGTACGGTTGTGCTCGACCTGAACGAGGTTCCGGTGCCCATTTCCGGGCAAACCCTGTCGCCGCCGCTTGATCTGCGCAAACCCTACATGTTGAAAATGGTCAAGTCCCTGGCCAAGGTCGACGGCGCTCTCCACATCGGTGCGGATATGCACCTGCACGGCTTTGCCTGCCTGCTCGACGGGCGGTCCTTTCCGGGCGAGGATCTGGCCCGGGGTGCCCGCTATAATTCAGCCCTGCGCTTTACCGCCGAACACGCCAACATTATAGTGGTGGTCGTTTCCTCGGACCGTCCGGTGTCGGTGATTCATCAGGGCCTGGATGTGCATGGAGTCTGTTCCTGGGAACAGAAGGGCGGCTGTATCTACAACCTGGATCGGCTCGATTACTGGGTAGGCCTGTAG
- a CDS encoding uracil-DNA glycosylase, which yields MSPPQQDTSDSPSIGAAQPLNRQIAVYLAGALRKHLLLHQQVGIGNYGQSEVIDRFLRPQRQPAVKAPARAPGQSPALAPGKESAKKRPAAIGQSVEQVADVMQDVQTCAGCDLAATALRVPGQGKKGARLLIVGDSPQSAAQGAVLFGQAEDQLLWKMMQAIGLHPGDVYVTNVVKCCPGEDASPSGASEQACRGYLYREIAAVQPRVILAMGAVAARAVLGSEVSVFRLRGRLHATRFIDAFGAPIPVMVSFHPRFLLEQPKMKKASWQDLQIVQRQLLASMKGNNAGS from the coding sequence ATGAGCCCTCCCCAGCAGGATACGAGCGACTCCCCGTCTATCGGTGCTGCTCAGCCGCTGAACCGGCAAATTGCTGTGTACCTGGCCGGTGCCCTGAGAAAACACCTGCTTTTGCATCAGCAGGTGGGTATAGGGAACTATGGGCAAAGCGAGGTGATCGACCGATTTTTGCGGCCGCAACGGCAACCGGCCGTCAAGGCGCCTGCCCGTGCCCCAGGGCAAAGTCCTGCTCTCGCGCCGGGCAAAGAGTCGGCCAAGAAAAGGCCGGCGGCCATTGGCCAGTCCGTGGAGCAGGTGGCGGATGTGATGCAGGACGTGCAGACATGTGCGGGCTGCGACCTGGCTGCAACCGCTCTCCGCGTGCCCGGGCAGGGAAAAAAAGGCGCCCGCCTGCTGATTGTCGGTGATTCCCCCCAATCCGCTGCGCAGGGGGCGGTCCTCTTTGGCCAGGCGGAAGACCAGTTGTTGTGGAAGATGATGCAGGCTATTGGCTTGCATCCCGGCGATGTCTACGTGACCAATGTGGTCAAATGTTGTCCCGGCGAAGACGCATCCCCGTCCGGAGCAAGCGAGCAGGCCTGTCGGGGGTATCTGTATCGGGAGATTGCAGCGGTGCAGCCCCGGGTCATCCTCGCCATGGGAGCGGTGGCCGCCCGGGCCGTCCTCGGAAGCGAGGTATCGGTGTTTCGCCTGCGCGGGCGTCTCCATGCAACCCGCTTTATCGACGCGTTCGGTGCACCGATTCCGGTGATGGTCAGTTTTCACCCCCGCTTTCTTCTGGAACAACCCAAGATGAAGAAGGCCTCGTGGCAGGACCTGCAGATTGTCCAGCGGCAACTTCTGGCATCGATGAAGGGAAACAATGCCGGCAGCTAA
- a CDS encoding septum formation initiator family protein: MRVIEAMAIRKREEDGVRDSKMLWLIGSIVVIVFLVWIVFAPGRGFFHYVQLHREISSLAEENARLEAKNVELAEDIKKLQSDNAYLEKIAREKHGLLKKDEMVFDFNRPAKKK; this comes from the coding sequence GTGAGAGTTATTGAAGCTATGGCGATACGAAAGAGAGAGGAAGATGGGGTGCGCGATAGCAAGATGCTGTGGCTTATAGGCAGTATTGTCGTCATCGTTTTCCTGGTGTGGATAGTGTTCGCTCCTGGGCGCGGATTTTTTCATTATGTTCAACTGCACCGGGAAATCAGCTCCTTGGCAGAGGAAAATGCACGCCTTGAGGCGAAAAATGTCGAGCTTGCCGAAGATATCAAAAAACTGCAATCGGATAATGCTTATCTTGAAAAAATAGCCCGGGAAAAACACGGACTCCTGAAGAAGGACGAGATGGTGTTTGATTTTAACAGGCCGGCGAAAAAGAAATGA
- the serS gene encoding serine--tRNA ligase — translation MLELRFVRENLELVRRKSLLRGVDPQLIDRFAAIDGRRLTALAETEALKNQRNTVSKTIAGLKQSGQHSEAEPMIAEMKTVSERIKEIDGELAAIEEALQDVIMSIPNLADDSVPEGRDEADNVEIKRWGDIPEFSFAPLSHWEIGEKQGILDFETAARLAGARFALLKGFGARLSRALVSFFIDLHTQRHGYTEVLPPFMVNSKTMTGTGQLPKFKEDLFKLEGWDLWLIPTAEVPVTNIFAGETIDEADLPIKYTAYTPCFRSEAGSYGKDTRGLIRQHQFEKVELVKFTRPEDSWNELESLLSDAEEVLQLLELPYRVINLCSGDLGFSSAKTYDIEVWLPGQNTYREISSCSNFLDFQARRAGIRYRPKGEKKSRLVHTLNGSGLAVGRTLLAILENYQQADGSVKIPKVLEPYFETRF, via the coding sequence ATGCTTGAATTACGCTTTGTCAGGGAAAACCTGGAACTGGTACGAAGAAAAAGCCTTCTCCGCGGCGTTGACCCGCAACTCATTGATCGATTTGCAGCAATCGACGGTCGCCGCCTGACCGCCCTTGCCGAAACAGAGGCGTTGAAAAACCAGCGCAACACGGTTTCCAAGACCATTGCCGGCCTCAAACAGTCCGGCCAGCACAGTGAGGCCGAACCGATGATCGCCGAGATGAAAACGGTGTCGGAGCGGATCAAGGAGATCGACGGCGAGCTGGCGGCCATTGAGGAAGCACTGCAGGATGTGATCATGTCGATCCCCAACCTCGCGGACGATTCGGTCCCCGAGGGACGGGATGAAGCGGACAACGTGGAGATCAAACGCTGGGGCGATATTCCCGAATTCTCCTTTGCGCCGCTGTCCCACTGGGAAATCGGCGAAAAGCAGGGCATCCTTGATTTCGAAACCGCCGCCCGCCTGGCCGGGGCCCGCTTTGCCCTGCTCAAGGGCTTCGGCGCCCGCCTCTCCCGGGCTCTGGTCAGCTTCTTTATCGACCTCCACACCCAGCGCCACGGCTACACCGAGGTGCTGCCGCCGTTCATGGTCAACTCCAAAACTATGACCGGCACCGGCCAGCTGCCCAAATTCAAGGAAGACCTGTTCAAGCTCGAGGGCTGGGACCTGTGGCTGATCCCCACCGCCGAGGTACCGGTGACCAATATCTTTGCCGGAGAGACCATCGACGAGGCGGACCTGCCGATCAAGTATACCGCCTACACCCCCTGCTTTCGTTCCGAGGCAGGGTCCTACGGCAAGGATACCCGCGGCCTGATTCGCCAGCATCAGTTCGAGAAGGTCGAGCTGGTCAAGTTCACCCGTCCGGAGGATTCCTGGAACGAACTCGAGTCCCTGCTCAGTGATGCCGAAGAGGTGCTGCAGCTTCTCGAGCTGCCTTACCGGGTCATCAACCTCTGCAGTGGCGATCTCGGCTTCTCTTCGGCCAAGACCTACGATATCGAGGTCTGGCTGCCGGGGCAGAACACCTACCGCGAGATCTCCTCCTGCTCCAACTTCCTCGACTTCCAGGCCCGCCGCGCCGGTATCCGCTATCGGCCCAAAGGGGAGAAAAAGAGCCGTCTGGTCCATACCTTGAACGGCTCCGGTTTGGCCGTGGGCCGTACCCTGCTGGCCATCCTGGAGAACTATCAGCAGGCCGACGGCAGCGTCAAGATTCCCAAGGTGCTGGAACCCTATTTCGAAACCCGGTTCTAA
- a CDS encoding DUF523 domain-containing protein, whose translation MNSTTPRCLVSACLIGLCTRYDGKSKANPQCLQDLNDYHWCPVCPEQLGGLPTPRIAAEIVGGDGHAVLAGSARVLDRDGIDRTAHFIRGAQMVLHIAQMLNVSCCLLKSKSPSCGLAPTAGVTTALLREHGIDVLSY comes from the coding sequence ATGAACAGCACAACCCCCCGCTGCCTGGTCAGTGCCTGCCTGATCGGCCTCTGCACCCGTTACGACGGCAAGAGCAAAGCCAATCCCCAGTGCCTCCAGGATCTCAACGACTACCACTGGTGCCCGGTTTGCCCGGAACAGCTCGGGGGGTTGCCCACGCCGCGCATTGCGGCTGAAATCGTCGGTGGCGACGGCCATGCCGTGCTGGCCGGATCCGCGCGCGTCCTCGACAGAGACGGCATCGACCGGACCGCTCACTTCATCAGAGGCGCGCAGATGGTGCTGCACATCGCGCAGATGCTCAACGTCAGCTGCTGCCTGCTTAAATCCAAGAGCCCATCCTGTGGATTGGCCCCCACGGCAGGGGTCACCACGGCCCTCCTGCGCGAACACGGGATCGACGTCCTCTCCTACTAG